A section of the Xiphias gladius isolate SHS-SW01 ecotype Sanya breed wild chromosome 8, ASM1685928v1, whole genome shotgun sequence genome encodes:
- the LOC120792848 gene encoding probable polypeptide N-acetylgalactosaminyltransferase 8, giving the protein MEVSGQKSSINEHIPNVDQKKGNIVVPKLYPDSFLFAKWGDGLSEDEQKEAEALFKMYGYNVFLSNQLPLDRELLDTRDSRCLTKNYPKDLPNISVVLIYVNEALSVLKRAIRSIITHTPKHLLREIILVDDYSTYNDLGKPLQDYIDQIHNERPRLIKKVQHQRQMGLSQSRMTGWEHATADVVAILDAHIEAKEGWAEPLLARIKADRALVVSPVFDKVHFDDLHVERYQSSSHGFDWALWCMYESFSPEWSKIEDESQPVKSPSVMGIFAADRGFLGEIGGLDGGMTVYGGENVELGIRVWLCGGSIEVVPCSRIAHIERAHKPYALDLNPAMRRNALRVADIWLDDYKKNVLVAWNLPLKDHGIDIGNVSKRKKLREKLQCKPFKWYLDNVYPSLETWDNLLGYGALQNTLVKQYCVDRGAVPGNIPILYECHFEKPQQCYYNADSEIIIGGIKSHKYNHNHCLVDPGSGSTPILQDCQLAKLHQLHMHWDFTQGQAIRNKATERCLEIAPGESSYYELIIQRCSGQSWRIEHLITSF; this is encoded by the exons ATGGAAGTATCTGGTCAAAAGAGCTCCATCAATGAACATATTCCAAATGTGgaccaaaaaaaagggaatattgTGGTGCCAAAGTTATATCCAGACTCCTTCCTGTTTGCCAAGTGGGGCGATGGCCTGTCAGAAGACGAACAGAAAGAGGCTGAGGCTCTGTTTAAGATGTATGGATACAATGTCTTCCTGAGTAACCAGTTGCCACTTGACAGGGAGCTTCTGGATACAAGAGACAGCAG ATGTCTGACAAAGAATTATCCCAAAGACCTGCCAAACATCAGTGTGGTACTAATCTACGTTAATGAGGCTCTTTCTGTCCTTAAGAGGGCAATACGAAGTATCATCACCCACACTCCAAAGCACCTGCTCAGGGAAATCATTCTGGTGGATGACTATAGCACTTACA ATGACCTTGGAAAACCATTACAAGACTATATAGATCAGATTCACAATGAGAGGCCTAGACTCATAAAGAAAGTGCAGCATCAGCGACAAATGGGCTTGTCCCAGTCACGGATGACAGGTTGGGAGCATGCCACAGCTGATGTTGTGGCCATATTGGATGCCCATATTGAAGCCAAAGAGGGATG GGCAGAGCCTTTGCTGGCCAGGATCAAAGCTGACAGGGCACTGGTAGTGTCCCCTGTGTTCGATAAGGTCCATTTTGATGACCTACACGTGGAAAGATACCAATCATCTTCACATGGCTTTGACTGGGCTTTGTGGTGCATGTACGAGTCCTTTAGCCCAGAGTGGTCAAAGATTGAGGATGAATCGCAGCCTGTGAA GAGTCCCTCTGTTATGGGAATCTTCGCAGCAGACAGAGGCTTCCTTGGAGAAATCGGTGGGCTTGATGGTGGAATGACAGTTTATGGTGGAGAAAATGTCGAACTTGGGATTCGT GTGTGGCTGTGTGGAGGAAGCATAGAGGTTGTGCCTTGCTCCAGGATAGCTCACATTGAGAGGGCACATAAACCGTATGCACTGGATCTCAACCCTGCCATGAGGAGAAACGCCTTGAGGGTTGCAGATATCTGGTTGGATGATTACAAGAAGAATGTGCTGGTAGCCTGGAACCTTCCTCTTAAG GATCATGGAATAGATATTGGCAATGTGTCTAAAAGGAAGAAGCTCAGAGAGAAGCTCCAATGTAAACCTTTCAAGTGGTACCTGGACAACGTTTATCCAAGTCTTGAAACATGGGATAACCTCTTGGGGTATGGTGCG CTGCAGAACACCCTTGTTAAGCAGTACTGTGTGGACCGGGGAGCCGTTCCAGGAAACATCCCCATCTTGTATGAGTGCCACTTTGAAAAGCCACAG CAATGCTACTACAACGCAGACAGTGAAATCATCATTGGGGGGATTAAATCTCACAAATATAACCATAACCACTGCCTGGTTGATCCAGGCTCTGGCAGCACCCCCATCCTGCAGGACTGTCAACTGGCAAAGCTACACCAACTACACATGCACTGGGACTTCACACAA GGCCAAGCGATCAGAAACAAAGCAACAGAGAGATGTCTCGAGATCGCCCCGGGCGAAAGCTCTTACTATGAGCTCATCATTCAGCGGTGCAGTGGACAGAGTTGGAGGATTGAGCATCTCATCACAAGTTTTTAG